From the Phyllostomus discolor isolate MPI-MPIP mPhyDis1 chromosome 7, mPhyDis1.pri.v3, whole genome shotgun sequence genome, one window contains:
- the CXCR6 gene encoding C-X-C chemokine receptor type 6, which yields MGEVSSNHQELKAFRRKHGPHHRGAEVAPAVEQSSSLEPSDRAPRLAFVRADTMADDDYDDYGLFNTSDSGGGSGSSQEHQRFLRFHQVFLPCVYVAVFVCGLVGNSLVLVIYVFYQKLRSLTDVFLMNLPLADLVFVCTLPFWAYASIHGWVFGRIACKVLLGIYTSNFYTSMLTLVCITVDRFMAVVQATKAYNEKAKRMSWAKAICLSTWVVSLLVSLPQIIHGDTRELDKLVCSSHNEEISTVVLAIQMTMGFFLPLPVMVVCYSVIIKNLLHARGFHRHKSLKIIFLVVALFLVTQTPFNVVKIIRSQSWEYHSRTSFQYAVVVTEAIAYLRVCLNPVLYAFVGLKFQKNFWKLMKDTGCLPYLGVSRQNFSENTSKTGSTTHHAEATSMFQL from the exons ATGGGTGAGGTCTCTTCCAATCACCAAGAGTTAAAAGCTTTTCGGCGGAAACATGGACCACATCACAGAGGGGCAGAGGTAGCCCCTGCTGTGGAGCAGAGCTCATCTCTGGAACCATCTGACAGAGCACCTCGGCTG GCGTTCGTCAGAGCGGACACCATGGCGGACGACGACTACGACGACTACGGGCTCTTCAACACCTCCGACAGCGGcggtggcagcggcagcagccAGGAGCACCAACGCTTCCTGCGCTTCCACCAGGTCTTCCTGCCCTGCGTGTACGTGGCGGTGTTCGTCTGCGGCCTGGTGGGGAACTCCCTCGTGCTGGTCATATACGTCTTCTACCAGAAGCTGAGGAGCCTGACGGACGTGTTCCTGATGAACCTGCCCCTGGCCGACCTGGTGTTCGTCTGCACTCTGCCCTTCTGGGCCTATGCGAGCATCCACGGGTGGGTCTTCGGCAGGATCGCGTGCAAAGTCCTGCTGGGCATCTACACTTCCAACTTCTACACGTCCATGCTCACCCTCGTCTGCATCACCGTGGACCGCTTCATGGCGGTGGTTCAGGCCACCAAGGCCTACAACGAGAAGGCAAAGCGGATGAGCTGGGCCAAGGCCATCTGCCTGTCCACCTGGGTGGTCTCCCTGCTGGTCTCCTTGCCTCAGATCATCCACGGCGACACCCGTGAGTTGGACAAGCTCGTCTGCAGCTCCCACAATGAGGAGATTTCCACCGTGGTCCTTGCCATCCAGATGACCATGGGGTTCTTCCTGCCGCTGCCTGTCATGGTCGTCTGCTACTCGGTCATAATCAAGAACCTGCTTCACGCCCGAGGCTTCCACAGACACAAGTCTCTCAAGATCATCTTCCTGGTGGTGGCTCTGTTCCTGGTGACCCAGACGCCCTTCAACGTCGTGAAGATCATCCGCAGCCAGAGCTGGGAGTACCACAGCAGGACCAGCTTCCAGTACGCCGTCGTGGTGACCGAGGCCATCGCCTACCTGCGGGTCTGCCTCAACCCTGTGCTCTACGCCTTCGTGGGCCTGAAGTTTCAGAAGAACTTCTGGAAGCTCATGAAGGACACTGGCTGCCTCCCTTACCTGGGAGTCTCGAGGCAGAATTTTTCAGAGAATACTTCCAAGACGGGCTCGACTACCCACCACGCGGAGGCCACCAGCATGTTCCAGCTGTAG
- the CCR9 gene encoding C-C chemokine receptor type 9 yields MSADYIYDPSDDDYVTLNFTNFFCKKNNVRQFASHFLPPLYWLVFLVGTVGNSLVILVYWYCTRVKTMTDMFLLNLAIADLLFLLTLPFWAIAAADQWKFQTFMCKVVNSMYKMNFYSCVLLIMCISVDRYIAIAQATRAQTWRQKRLLYSKVVCVTVWVTAVALCTPEILYSQTKEESGVTLCTMVYPHDKSARVKSVVLTLKVILGFFLPFVVMACCYTLIIHTLIHAKKSSKHKALKVTVTVLTVFFVSQLPYNSVLLVQTANIHTKFIWDCAVSNRIDICLQVCQTVAFFHSCLNPVLYVFVGERFRRDLMRTLKNLGCLSQAQWASFTRKEGSLKLSSMVLETTSGPLSF; encoded by the coding sequence ATGTCTGCTGACTACATATATGACCCCTCAGATGACGACTATGTGACCTTAAACTTCACAAACTTCTTCTGTAAGAAAAACAACGTCAGGCAGTTTGCAAGCCACTTCCTCCCACCCTTGTACTGGCTCGTGTTCCTCGTGGGCACCGTGGGCAACAGCCTGGTCATCCTCGTCTACTGGTACTGCACGAGGGTGAAGACCATGACGGACATGTTCCTGCTGAACTTGGCCATCGCCgacctcctctttctcctcactcTTCCCTTCTGGGCCATCGCCGCCGCTGACCAGTGGAAATTCCAGACCTTCATGTGCAAAGTGGTCAACAGCATGTACAAGATGAACTTCTACAGCTGCGTGCTGCTCATCATGTGCATCAGCGTGGACAGGTACATCGCCATCGCTCAGGCCACGAGAGCGCAGACCTGGCGGCAGAAAAGGCTTCTGTACAGCAAGGTGGTGTGCGTCACCGTCTGGGTGACGGCCGTCGCCCTCTGCACCCCAGAGATCCTGTACAGCCAGACCAAGGAGGAGTCCGGCGTCACCCTCTGCACCATGGTGTACCCTCACGACAAGAGCGCCAGGGTGAAGTCGGTGGTCTTGACCCTGAAGGTGATCCTGGGGTTCTTCCTTCCCTTCGTGGTCATGGCCTGCTGCTACACCCTCATCATCCACACTCTCATCCACGCCAAGAAGTCGTCCAAGCACAAGGCCCTGAAGGTGACCGTCACCGTCCTCACCGTCTTCTTCGTGTCCCAGCTGCCCTACAACAGCGTCCTGCTGGTGCAGACCGCCAACATCCACACCAAGTTCATCTGGGACTGCGCCGTATCCAACCGCATCGACATCTGCCTCCAGGTCTGCCAGACCGTCGCCTTTTTCCACAGCTGCCTGAACCCCGTGCTCTACGTCTTCGTGGGCGAGCGCTTCCGCCGGGACCTCATGAGAACCCTGAAGAACCTGGGCTGCCTCAGCCAGGCGCAGTGGGCCTCCTTCACGAGGAAGGAGGGCAGCCTGAAGCTGTCCTCCATGGTGCTGGAGACCACCTCAGGGCCCCTCTCCTTCTGA